The sequence TATGACAGCCCGTGGCTCCCAGGATTCGataactactgaaccgatttatatTAGGAGAGGCATCTTTCAGGGCGACTCCCTTTCaccatttttgttttgtttagcCATCAATCCTCTCTCATTTATACTTAATAAGTATGAAATGAAAGGATACAAACTCAAAGATAGCGTCTGGATAAATCATTTGTTGTATATGGATGATCTAAAGATTTATgcaaataatacaaataacttAAAAGTACTAATAGACAGCGTAGAAATATTTACCAATGACATAGGTATGAGATTCGGTTTAGACAAGTGCAATATATTACATATTAGTTCTGGATGTCGAAGCAATGCAATAGGAGAAGGACATATATTATTAAGTGGGGAAACCTTCGAACAGCTTGAACTTGGAcagaaatataaatacttaggaGTTCAGGAATCAGGAAAAATAGAACATAATGCTATTAGAGAGCAAATAACAAAAGAATATTTCAAAAGAGTTAAAAAGCTACTAAATACACATCTTAATTCACGAAACCTGATAAAAGGTATAAATACATATGCTATTCCAATCTTAATCTATTCATTCGgcataataaattacaaaaatagtGATCTCAAGAAAATAGAtgttaaaacaagaaaaatgtTAGCAATGAAAAAGGCACATATGCAGAAAGCAGACGTTGAAAGGCTATACCTACCGGTAACAGAAGGAGGAAGAGGGCTTATAAATGTAGAGTTCATGTATAAGTCACAGATAGTGaaatataaacaatatttaaatgaaGAAAGCGATTACCTTATTAAAGCAATAGTACAACACGATACACATAGGGATAAATACTCAATAATGAAGGAAGCACAAGAGATAGAAAGAGAGTTACatttacaacaaaaaaatatacatacgaATAAAGAGATTAAGGACGCAATAATAAAAAGACACAATGAAGCATGGCGAAGTAAACAGTTACATGGCCAATTTCCTAAGAAAGTACTAGATCAGGCTAATTTATACAAGGAACTTTCATTTAAGTGGATGAAAAGGCAACAGATATCTCCAAGCATTGAGGCCTCAATATTTGCCATACAGGATCAAGCCGTCATGACGCGACAACATCAACGCGACATACTAAAAGAACCAGTAGATGGAAAATGTCGCCTATGTGCAACCAAAGATGAAACCACGCAGCACATTATTTCAGGGTGTGAAAAATTGGCAGGGACCTATTATGTCAAAAGGCATAATAATCTTGTACAATACGTCTACTGGTGTCTGGccaaaaaacacaatt comes from Maniola jurtina chromosome 17, ilManJurt1.1, whole genome shotgun sequence and encodes:
- the LOC123873502 gene encoding uncharacterized protein LOC123873502; protein product: MLAMKKAHMQKADVERLYLPVTEGGRGLINVEFMYKSQIVKYKQYLNEESDYLIKAIVQHDTHRDKYSIMKEAQEIERELHLQQKNIHTNKEIKDAIIKRHNEAWRSKQLHGQFPKKVLDQANLYKELSFKWMKRQQISPSIEASIFAIQDQAVMTRQHQRDILKEPVDGKCRLCATKDETTQHIISGCEKLAGTYYVKRHNNLVQYVYWCLAKKHNFEVSNLWWKEILTQPQVIENATAKILWEMPVQTDVTVTHNRPDLIYIDKNKNRTFLIDITVPSDYNIGPKEIEKLSKYHLLKAEVSRLWNTQATVIPIVIGATGVVARSIRKYIDILDTNIDISILQKQAAIHTSIIISKVLGDTVFVHNTQPEQHTLRDNIAN